Proteins co-encoded in one Fusarium fujikuroi IMI 58289 draft genome, chromosome FFUJ_chr06 genomic window:
- a CDS encoding probable Alpha-glucosidase precursor (Maltase), with amino-acid sequence MLNYLPVLILFIVATQAESSISTVVQSKTASPDIAIAPSLTPTFQDPHAPNPQKCPGYKATNIKRDLKGVKADLTMAGPNCQAFGNDIRDLILEVQYQTKERLNVKIFPKYLSEENRTQYILPDSLVFEPVQDKKTTISNTENIHDFHLGQNFTQTFWTNDAGIEHGNPINGNIYGVHPFYQESRYHKGSNTTSHGIYARNAHGQEWLLRPETLTYRTIGGSVDLYFLSGQNKQGGSTAIETMRQYHAGCVGLPAMQMFWTLGFHQCRLGYDTLDKIEAVVENYRAADIPLEAIWSDFDMFDGFRSFANNPVTFPPDRMAKWVDWLHENEQYYVPLVWANIYRPNPDDPKDTYGPYERGAKLKAFIRDPESGDFYTGNNWPGFVVWGDFMLPETHKWWAGELKIWYDSVPYDGMLSDLTEPASYCVGPCGNSRLDMNPVHVPFLIPGEKLRMFYEYPDGFSVTNRSEFEKAKELAANQSAEVEAAHVFQVPVTSTLGRTEPTPGVRNLTYPPYVLNNLQPGHSIRRMTISPDATHNDELNTTDMFLSISHALTHMMAGIPMFGVDICGYSHNASFDLCARWMSLGAFMPFYRNHNMGGTISQEAFVWSSVAEASRRAIAVRYSLLNYIYTLFHYANTKGDLVMRALAWEFPNDESLKATYSQFLLGPCLLVTPVLTPNSKTVRGVFPGIGEGTRWFDWYTLNEVHAKPQENVTLDAPLEHINLHIRGGTIFTLQKPGNTTAATRRNPFSLLLALDDNEYAEGSVYLDDGVSLKPKAIKTVAYTFRKGILRAEITGDYKVSPPLVNITVAGLRKAPKGVEFHSEEVNEEDSSPKLEYSNGTACVTGLERFIQNGAFSYDFQVTFKY; translated from the exons ATGTTGAACTATTTACcggttttaatattattcaTAGTCGCGACACAAG CTGAGTCGTCAATATCGACTGTTGTTCAGTCCAAGACGGCCTCGCCTGACATTGCGATCGCTCCTAGTCTGACACCAACATTCCAGGACCCTCATGCGCCCAACCCACAAAAATGCCCTGGCTACAAGGCAACAAATATCAAGAGGGACCTGAAAGGTGTGAAGGCTGACTTGACCATGGCTGGACCTAACTGCCAGGCGTT TGGTAATGACATTCGTGACCTGATACTCGAGGTACAGTATCAGACAAAGGAGAGACTGAATGTCAAGATATTCCCCAAGTATCTTTCTGAAGAGAACAGGACTCAGTATATCTTACCAGACTCACTTGTATTTGAGCCTgtacaagacaagaagacgaCAATCTCGAACA CTGAGAACATCCATGATTTCCATCTGGGGCAAAACTTCACTCAGACCTTCTGGACCAATGATGCTGGCATAGAGCACGGTAACCCTATAAATGGAAATATCTATGGTGTCCATCCCTTCTACCAGGAGAGTCGATACCACAAGGGTAGCAACACCACTTCTCACGGTATATACGCCCGCAATGCTCATGGCCAAGAGTGGCTTCTGAGACCTGAGACATTGACATACCGCACCATCGGTGGAAGTGTTGATCTCTACTTCCTTAGCGGCCAGAACAAGCAAGGAGGGTCCACAGCCATTGAGACCATGCGCCAGTATCACGCTGGCTGCGTTGGCTTACCTGCGATGCAAATGTTCTGGACACTTGGCTTTCACCAATGTCGCTTGGGATATGACACCCTCGATAAGATCGAAGCGGTTGTCGAGAATTACAGAGCCGCTGATATTCCACTCGAGGCTATTTGGTCAGACTTTGACATGTTTGATGGCTTCCGCAGCTTCGCTAATAACCCGGTCACTTTCCCGCCTGATCGCATGGCGAAGTGGGTAGACTGGCTTCATGAAAACGAGCAGTACTACGTTCCTCTTGTATGGGCCAACATATACCGTCCGAATCCTGATGATCCAAAGGATACTTACGGTCCCTATGAACGCGGCGCCAAGCTCAAAGCATTCATCAGGGATCCAGAGTCGGGCGACTTCTACACGGGCAACAACTGGCCTGGGTTCGTTGTCTGGGGAGACTTCATGTTGCCTGAGACGCACAAATGGTGGGCTGGAGAGCTCAAGATATGGTACGATAGCGTGCCTTACGATGGAATGCTCTCCGATCTTACAGAGCCCGCTTCATACTGCGTGGGGCCCTGCGGAAATAGTCGTCTAGATATGAACCCCGTTCATGTTCCGTTCCTGATTCCTGGAGAGAAGCTCAGGATGTTCTATGAGTATCCAGATGGCTTCAGTGTGACTAATCGCTCTGAGTttgaaaaggcaaaagagcTTGCGGCCAATCAGTCAGCGGAGGTCGAAGCGGCCCATGTCTTCCAAGTGCCTGTCACTAGCACGCTAGGACGTACAGAGCCAACACCAGGTGTCAGAAACCTGACTTATCCACCTTATGTTCTTAACAA TCTGCAACCTGGCCACTCCATCAGGAGAATGACCATCTCTCCGGATGCAACCCACAATGATGAGTTAAACACCACTGA TATGTTCTTATCCATCTCACATGCCCTGACACACATGATGGCTGGAATTCCCATGTTTGGAGTTGACATCTGTGGCTACTCCCATAACGCCAGTTTTGACCTTTGTGCTCGATGGATGTCTCTGGGAGCCTTCATGCCTTTTTATCGAAATCACAATATGGGCGGCACGATATCCCAAGAAGCGTTTGTCTGGTCGTCTGTTGCTGAAGCTTCACGTCGAGCTATAGCGGTAAGATACAGCCTTCTCAACTACATCTACACTCTGTTCCACTACGCCAATACCAAAGGCGATCTTGTGATGCGCGCTTTGGCATGGGAGTTTCCAAACGACGAAAGCCTCAAGGCCACCTATTCCCAGTTTTTACTGGGTCCATGTCTTCTAGTAACACCTGTTCTCACTCCAAACTCAAAAACAGTACGCGGCGTTTTTCCTGGGATTGGAGAAGGAACAAGATGGTTTGACTGGTATACACTGAATGAAGTCCATGCCAAACCTCAAGAGAACGTCACTCTTGATGCACCTTTGGAACATATCAACCTTCACATCAGAGGCGGCACAATATTTACGTTGCAAAAACCGGGAAATACAACTGCAGCGACGAGAAGGAACCCGTTTTCACttctcttggccttggacGACAATGAGTACGCTGAAGGAAGTGTGTATCTTGATGACGGTGTCAGTCTCAAACCAAAAGCCATCAAGACTGTCGCA TATACCTTCAGGAAGGGGATTTTAAGAGCGGAAATCACTGGTGACTACAAGGTGAGTCCTCCACTTGTAAACATAACTGTGGCTGGACTTCGCAAGGCGCCTAAGGGCGTTGAGTTCCATTCCGAGGAAGTAAATGAGGAAGattcatcaccaaaactTGAGTATAGTAATGGCACAGCATGTGTAACAGGGCTGGAACGATTTATACAGAACGGAGCCTTTAGCTATGACTTCCAGGTCAcatttaagtattaa